The [Pantoea] beijingensis genomic sequence AGTTCAAAACCATCGATAAAGGGTGAGTTTCCGAGGGTTGTAATATCACCGTCCAACATACTTTGCCTCATCTTATTGTGCTTCACCTAGCCAGGGGCTGGTTGAAAAATGACGCGTTTCAAAGTCACGAATATCCTGCTGGAATTGCAGGGTATAGGCCACCGCGTCCAGCCCTTCCAACAGCATTTTTCTTTTTAATGCATCAATGCTAAAAGAAATTTCACCACTCTCAGTGACGATAAGGCGCTTTTCCAGGTCAATCGTAAGCCTGTTGCGTTGCGCATCAGTGGCGATATCTTCAAGCTGGCGCAGAGAAGATTCATCAAGCTCAATCGTGAGCAGACCGTTTCGTTGGCAGTTGTCATTAAAGATCCCAGCAAAGCTGCTGCCAATCAGCGCACGAATTCCCATCTGCTTTAATCCCCAAACCGCATGTTCCCGGCTTGAACCACAGCCAAAGTTAGGCCCGACCAGCATAAATGTCGCATTTTTCCAACCAGGCCGGTTCAGTACAAAGGTGTCGTTTGGCTGACCATCGGTGTGAAAGCGTAAATCATAAAAAACCCCTTTATCCAGCCCCTGGCGGTCGATCCCTTTCAGGAACTGCTTTGGCATGATGACATCGGTATCAATATTCGCCGCCAG encodes the following:
- the leuD gene encoding 3-isopropylmalate dehydratase small subunit, yielding MEPFNIVSGLIAPMLAANIDTDVIMPKQFLKGIDRQGLDKGVFYDLRFHTDGQPNDTFVLNRPGWKNATFMLVGPNFGCGSSREHAVWGLKQMGIRALIGSSFAGIFNDNCQRNGLLTIELDESSLRQLEDIATDAQRNRLTIDLEKRLIVTESGEISFSIDALKRKMLLEGLDAVAYTLQFQQDIRDFETRHFSTSPWLGEAQ